A genomic stretch from Thauera sp. GDN1 includes:
- the msrB gene encoding peptide-methionine (R)-S-oxide reductase MsrB has product MSRKIDKPDAEWRRQLTDMQYHVTRQKGTERAFTGEYWDVWDKGAYNCVCCGAPLFRSEHKFDAGCGWPSFWTAAEPDNVDTAADHSHYMIRTEVLCHQCGAHLGHVFEDGPQPTGLRYCINSASIKLEKDQE; this is encoded by the coding sequence ATGAGCCGCAAGATCGACAAGCCCGACGCCGAATGGCGCCGCCAGCTCACCGACATGCAGTACCACGTCACCCGCCAGAAAGGCACCGAGCGCGCCTTCACCGGCGAGTACTGGGACGTCTGGGACAAGGGCGCCTACAACTGCGTGTGCTGCGGCGCGCCACTGTTCCGCTCCGAGCACAAGTTCGACGCCGGCTGCGGCTGGCCCAGCTTCTGGACCGCCGCCGAGCCGGACAACGTCGACACCGCGGCCGATCACAGCCACTACATGATCCGCACCGAGGTCCTCTGCCACCAGTGCGGCGCCCACCTCGGCCACGTCTTCGAGGACGGCCCCCAGCCCACCGGCCTGCGCTACTGCATCAACTCGGCGTCGATCAAGCTGGAGAAGGACCAGGAGTAA
- a CDS encoding DUF2863 family protein — translation MKRTRLKRRGGLGRTAEQLVRLATGLAESGSRVEDRYWEQQLATLIDHTLADNDEEVLNAALDHLYSADSRAYDELADSIESRAECAAGAFPEHDVVLIAAPVLAWSRYRIAATGISPAVLANLRVHLQAHVLAKGAHLSVADFLFSPDQLPQGYCSTAEFAKVICGAAQDNLDLHIETEGMPETAQFLSDTRYLLAAVAVPRGTPLFRWQEADGSRDTALEQWRAQGGACLTPLLPGCAVDLVLPESYFAASRAADKDSRPYSVRASVAYLGTTLETPAANLRAVIAPFWERNLEEYRIGFTTRGQDAVVHGVVWPLLGAEDETTDCPAQIEAVLRESGVNDIVVLDHQFPMEYCDDCGAPLYPSPEGEIAHAEMPEDHAEQIPRHLH, via the coding sequence ATGAAAAGAACGCGTCTCAAGCGCCGCGGCGGCCTCGGCCGCACCGCCGAACAACTCGTCCGCCTGGCCACCGGCCTGGCCGAATCGGGCAGCCGGGTCGAAGACCGCTACTGGGAGCAGCAGCTCGCCACCCTGATCGACCACACCCTCGCCGACAACGACGAGGAAGTGCTCAACGCCGCGCTCGACCACCTCTACAGCGCCGACTCGCGCGCCTACGACGAGCTCGCCGACAGCATCGAGTCGCGCGCCGAATGCGCCGCCGGCGCCTTCCCCGAGCACGACGTGGTGCTGATCGCCGCCCCGGTGCTGGCCTGGTCGCGCTACCGCATCGCCGCCACCGGCATCAGCCCGGCGGTACTCGCCAACCTGCGCGTGCACCTGCAGGCCCACGTGCTCGCCAAGGGCGCGCACCTGTCGGTCGCCGACTTCCTGTTCAGCCCCGACCAGCTGCCGCAGGGCTACTGCTCGACCGCCGAATTCGCCAAGGTGATCTGCGGCGCCGCGCAGGACAACCTCGACCTCCACATCGAGACCGAGGGCATGCCCGAGACCGCGCAGTTCCTATCCGACACCCGCTACCTGCTGGCCGCGGTGGCGGTGCCGCGCGGCACCCCGCTGTTCCGCTGGCAGGAAGCCGACGGCAGCCGCGACACCGCGCTCGAGCAGTGGCGCGCCCAGGGCGGCGCCTGCCTGACGCCGCTGCTGCCGGGCTGTGCGGTCGACCTGGTGCTGCCGGAATCCTATTTCGCCGCCAGCCGCGCCGCGGACAAGGACAGCCGGCCGTACTCGGTGCGCGCCTCGGTGGCCTACCTCGGCACCACGCTCGAAACCCCGGCCGCCAACCTGCGCGCGGTCATCGCCCCGTTCTGGGAGCGCAACCTCGAGGAATACCGCATCGGCTTCACCACCCGCGGCCAGGACGCCGTCGTCCACGGCGTGGTGTGGCCGCTGCTCGGCGCCGAGGACGAGACCACCGACTGCCCGGCACAGATCGAAGCCGTGCTGCGCGAATCGGGCGTCAACGACATCGTCGTCCTCGACCACCAGTTCCCGATGGAGTACTGCGACGACTGCGGCGCCCCGCTCTACCCCTCGCCCGAGGGCGAGATCGCGCACGCCGAGATGCCCGAGGACCACGCCGAACAGATCCCGCGCCATCTGCACTGA
- a CDS encoding pyruvate, water dikinase regulatory protein, whose amino-acid sequence MNDTRRRTVFFVSDGTGITAETLGHSLLAQFPDARFRQVRAPFVDDIDKAIDCAAQIREAAIEDGVRPIVFSTLVNQATVDALHKADALFLDLFDRFIGPLEAEIGQRSTHAVGRFHGIADSLNYKHRIEAINFAMAHDDGVSSDGELAEADVILVGVSRSGKTPTSLYLAMQFGVKAANYPLIPEDFERNKLPGELHKYRSKLFGLTIAPERLSQIRQERRPNSRYASLENCRYEIDAAHKLMRRENIRWLESTTKSIEEISATILQTVRVERPGF is encoded by the coding sequence ATGAACGACACTCGCCGCCGCACCGTCTTCTTCGTCTCCGACGGTACCGGCATCACCGCAGAAACGCTGGGACACAGCCTGCTCGCGCAGTTTCCGGACGCCAGGTTTCGCCAGGTCCGCGCGCCTTTCGTCGACGACATCGACAAGGCGATCGACTGCGCGGCGCAGATCCGCGAGGCCGCGATCGAGGACGGCGTGCGTCCGATCGTGTTCAGCACGCTGGTCAATCAGGCCACGGTTGATGCACTGCACAAAGCCGACGCGCTGTTCCTCGACCTCTTCGACCGCTTCATCGGACCGCTCGAGGCCGAGATCGGCCAGCGCTCCACGCACGCGGTCGGGCGCTTCCACGGCATCGCCGACAGCCTCAACTACAAGCACCGCATCGAGGCCATCAACTTCGCCATGGCGCACGACGACGGCGTCTCCAGCGACGGCGAACTGGCCGAGGCCGACGTGATCCTGGTCGGCGTGTCGCGCTCGGGCAAGACGCCGACCAGCCTCTACCTGGCGATGCAGTTCGGCGTGAAAGCCGCCAACTACCCGCTCATCCCGGAGGATTTCGAGCGCAACAAGCTGCCCGGCGAACTGCACAAGTACCGCAGCAAGCTCTTCGGCCTCACCATCGCGCCCGAGCGCCTGTCGCAGATCCGCCAGGAGCGCCGGCCCAACAGCCGCTACGCCTCGCTGGAGAACTGCCGCTACGAGATCGACGCCGCGCACAAGCTGATGCGCCGCGAGAACATCCGCTGGCTGGAATCGACCACCAAGTCCATCGAAGAGATCTCCGCCACCATCCTGCAGACCGTGCGCGTCGAGCGCCCCGGCTTCTGA
- a CDS encoding acetyl-CoA C-acyltransferase family protein, with the protein MANREVVVLSAVRSAVGGFGGSLKDMEPSELGAVVAKEAFARAGVDPKAVQFAAVGNCIPTDSRYAYVARVATVNAGMSTDSVAFAVNRLCGSAQQAIVNAAQAIMLGDADYAIGGGVEVMSRGAYLLPALRNGARMGDTKAIDAMVAVLTDPFGVGHMGITAENLCTKWGISREEQDAFALESQKRAAAAIADGRFKSQIVPITFETRKGTVVFDADEHPRMTTMEALGKMKPAFKKDGSVTAGNASGINDAAAFLVLADAAKAAAAGQKPIARLVSYAIAGVPNEIMGEGPIPATKLALQRAGLKLDQIDVIESNEAFAAQSIAVNRGLELDTNKVNPNGGAISLGHPVGATGGVIITKLLHELIRVNGRYGVATMCIGGGQGITTVWERV; encoded by the coding sequence ATGGCAAATCGTGAAGTCGTTGTTCTGAGTGCTGTTCGTTCCGCCGTCGGCGGCTTCGGTGGCTCGCTGAAGGACATGGAGCCGTCCGAGCTGGGCGCCGTGGTTGCGAAGGAAGCCTTCGCGCGCGCCGGCGTCGATCCCAAGGCGGTGCAGTTCGCGGCCGTCGGCAACTGCATTCCGACCGACTCCCGCTATGCATACGTGGCGCGCGTGGCGACGGTCAATGCCGGCATGTCGACCGACTCGGTTGCGTTCGCGGTCAACCGCCTGTGCGGTTCGGCGCAGCAGGCCATCGTCAACGCCGCCCAGGCCATCATGCTGGGTGACGCCGACTACGCCATCGGTGGCGGCGTCGAGGTGATGTCGCGTGGCGCCTACCTGCTGCCCGCGCTGCGCAATGGCGCCCGCATGGGCGACACCAAGGCGATCGACGCCATGGTGGCCGTGCTGACCGACCCGTTCGGCGTCGGCCACATGGGCATCACCGCCGAGAACCTGTGCACCAAGTGGGGCATCTCGCGTGAGGAGCAGGACGCCTTCGCGCTGGAGTCGCAGAAGCGTGCCGCCGCGGCGATCGCCGATGGCCGTTTCAAGAGCCAGATCGTCCCGATCACCTTCGAGACCCGCAAGGGCACCGTGGTGTTCGACGCCGACGAGCATCCGCGCATGACCACCATGGAAGCGCTGGGCAAGATGAAGCCGGCCTTCAAGAAGGACGGTTCGGTGACCGCCGGTAACGCCTCGGGCATCAACGACGCCGCCGCCTTCCTGGTGCTGGCCGACGCCGCCAAGGCTGCCGCTGCCGGCCAGAAGCCGATCGCCCGCCTGGTGTCGTACGCGATCGCCGGTGTGCCGAACGAGATCATGGGCGAAGGCCCGATCCCGGCGACCAAGCTCGCGCTGCAGCGCGCCGGCCTGAAGCTGGACCAGATCGACGTGATCGAGTCCAACGAAGCCTTCGCGGCGCAGTCGATCGCGGTGAACCGCGGTCTGGAGCTGGACACCAACAAGGTCAACCCGAACGGCGGCGCCATCTCCCTGGGCCACCCGGTGGGCGCGACCGGCGGCGTGATCATCACCAAGCTGCTGCACGAGCTGATCCGCGTGAATGGCCGCTACGGCGTCGCCACCATGTGCATCGGCGGTGGCCAGGGCATCACCACGGTGTGGGAACGCGTGTAA
- a CDS encoding CoA pyrophosphatase, whose translation MDVVGAQPAAVLVPVVERASVLSLLFTKRTEHLHHHPGQISFPGGRVEEVDTSPVDTALRETEEEIGLQRSNVELLGALPDYFTGTGFRVTPVVGLVHPPFKLTLDAFEVAEAFEVPLAHFLDPANHEEHSIMHEGRLRRFHAMPYQGYFIWGATAGIIMSLYRMLNGASEGREG comes from the coding sequence ATGGATGTGGTCGGAGCCCAACCGGCTGCTGTTTTGGTGCCGGTGGTCGAGCGCGCGTCCGTTCTGTCCCTCCTGTTCACCAAGCGCACCGAGCACCTCCACCACCACCCCGGCCAGATCAGCTTCCCCGGCGGTCGGGTCGAGGAAGTCGACACGTCTCCCGTCGACACCGCCCTGCGCGAGACCGAAGAGGAGATCGGCCTCCAGCGCAGCAACGTCGAACTGCTCGGCGCGCTGCCGGACTACTTCACCGGCACGGGCTTCCGCGTGACCCCGGTGGTCGGCTTGGTCCATCCGCCGTTCAAGCTCACCCTCGACGCCTTCGAGGTGGCCGAGGCTTTCGAGGTGCCGCTGGCGCACTTCCTCGATCCGGCCAACCACGAGGAGCACAGCATCATGCACGAGGGGCGGCTGCGACGCTTCCACGCGATGCCTTACCAGGGCTACTTCATCTGGGGAGCGACGGCGGGGATCATCATGTCGCTGTATCGGATGTTGAACGGGGCGTCGGAGGGGCGGGAGGGGTGA
- a CDS encoding CobD/CbiB family protein, which translates to MTLFALIFALLLEQLRPLGRGLRRLAPVAGVADGVAQRLNDGTVGHGRIAWLLLVVLATLGTAVAYWLLWELQPALAFIFNVVVLYLCMGFRHDLHSFNEIHVALRLGELARAQSLLADWRGGRYHEASASEVARLSIEMALVAAHRKLFGVVFWFVILPGPSGAVMYRVARLLFEAWGERRDAEFGGFGVPARRAFEAIDWLPGRITATVFSVVGNFEDAVYCWRSQAVLWPDRSSAILVASGGGALGVRLGMPVHESGGIVDRPEMGLGSEAGVDHMQGTVSLLWRALLVCLFLLVLLAAAGWVGR; encoded by the coding sequence ATGACCCTTTTCGCGTTGATTTTTGCCCTGTTGCTCGAGCAGCTTCGTCCGTTGGGGAGGGGGCTGCGTCGCCTGGCTCCGGTGGCTGGGGTCGCGGACGGCGTGGCCCAACGCCTGAACGACGGCACCGTCGGCCACGGGCGGATCGCCTGGCTGCTGCTGGTGGTGCTGGCGACGCTGGGTACGGCGGTGGCGTACTGGTTGCTATGGGAACTGCAGCCGGCGCTCGCCTTCATTTTCAACGTCGTGGTGCTGTACCTGTGCATGGGCTTTCGCCACGACCTCCATTCCTTCAACGAGATCCACGTCGCCTTGCGTCTGGGCGAGCTGGCGCGTGCGCAGAGTCTGCTGGCGGACTGGCGGGGCGGGCGCTACCACGAGGCGAGCGCGAGCGAGGTCGCGCGCCTGTCGATCGAGATGGCGCTGGTGGCGGCGCATCGCAAGCTGTTCGGAGTGGTGTTCTGGTTCGTGATCCTGCCAGGGCCGAGCGGGGCGGTGATGTATCGCGTGGCGCGCCTGCTGTTCGAGGCCTGGGGCGAGCGCCGCGATGCGGAGTTCGGCGGCTTCGGCGTGCCGGCGCGGCGCGCCTTCGAGGCGATCGACTGGCTGCCGGGGCGCATCACCGCGACGGTGTTCTCGGTGGTGGGCAATTTCGAGGATGCGGTTTATTGCTGGCGGTCGCAGGCAGTGCTGTGGCCCGACAGGTCGTCGGCTATACTGGTTGCAAGTGGTGGGGGCGCGCTGGGTGTCCGGCTCGGAATGCCGGTTCATGAATCCGGCGGCATCGTCGATCGGCCCGAGATGGGGCTGGGAAGCGAGGCGGGCGTCGATCACATGCAAGGCACGGTGAGTCTGCTCTGGCGGGCTCTGCTGGTGTGTCTGTTTCTGCTCGTCCTGCTCGCGGCTGCGGGCTGGGTGGGCAGGTAA